From a region of the Pseudoxanthomonas sp. X-1 genome:
- a CDS encoding LysR substrate-binding domain-containing protein, with protein sequence MKITLDELQAFIAVVDAGSITAAAEHLEQTVSGISRTLARLETKLDTTLLRRTTRRLELTEEGAAFLARARAILDSVEAAEEQMAARRQQPVGRLRVDAATPFMLHVIVPRVAGFRARFPKVELELASNEGITDLLEKRTDVAFRIGPLKDSTLHARPVATSRLRVLASSAYLARAGTPRRVPDLKAHSLLGFTQPESLNRWPLHDADGQPLQIRPDVASSSGEILRQLALAGEGIACLSDFMTAADRQRGDLVQLLPKATLDVRQSINAVYYRNTTLASRITCFIDYMIDALAPGKFEA encoded by the coding sequence ATGAAGATCACCCTCGACGAACTGCAGGCCTTCATCGCCGTGGTGGACGCCGGTTCGATCACCGCGGCCGCCGAGCACCTGGAGCAGACTGTGTCCGGGATCAGCCGCACCCTGGCCCGGCTGGAAACCAAGCTGGACACCACGCTGCTGCGCCGGACCACGCGGCGGCTGGAGCTGACCGAGGAGGGCGCCGCCTTCCTGGCCCGCGCCCGCGCCATCCTGGATTCGGTCGAGGCGGCCGAGGAGCAGATGGCCGCGCGGCGACAGCAGCCCGTGGGGCGCCTGCGCGTGGATGCGGCGACGCCGTTCATGCTGCACGTCATCGTGCCGCGGGTGGCGGGCTTCCGCGCGCGGTTTCCCAAGGTGGAGCTGGAGCTCGCCAGCAACGAGGGCATCACCGACCTGCTGGAAAAGCGCACCGACGTGGCGTTCCGCATCGGGCCATTGAAGGACTCGACCCTGCATGCGCGACCGGTCGCCACCAGCCGGCTGCGCGTGCTGGCGAGCTCGGCCTATCTGGCGCGCGCCGGAACGCCCAGGCGCGTCCCTGACCTGAAGGCGCACTCGCTGCTGGGCTTCACCCAGCCGGAGTCGTTGAACCGATGGCCGCTACACGACGCCGACGGCCAGCCCCTGCAGATCCGCCCCGACGTGGCGTCCTCCAGCGGCGAGATCCTGCGCCAGCTGGCGCTCGCAGGCGAGGGCATCGCCTGCCTGTCCGACTTCATGACCGCGGCCGACCGCCAGCGCGGCGACCTGGTCCAGCTTTTGCCCAAAGCCACCCTCGACGTCCGTCAATCGATCAACGCCGTCTACTACCGCAACACCACGCTTGCCTCACGCATTACCTGCTTCATCGACTACATGATCGATGCGCTGGCGCCGGGGAAGTTTGAGGCTTGA
- a CDS encoding histidine phosphatase family protein encodes MAIHLIRHGETEWSRSGRHTGSTDIPLTEHGAQMAGALAPLLAGVRFASVLVSPRQRAQDTCRLAGLGHAAQIEPDLAEWDYGDYEGLRSTEILAARPDWDIWRDGCPGGESPAAVSARADRLVSRLLTLPGDVAVFSHGHFGRVLTARWLQRPVDLGQHLILDPATLCVLDLDARHANVPVILRWNVSASAA; translated from the coding sequence TTGGCGATCCATCTCATCCGGCATGGCGAGACCGAATGGTCGCGGTCCGGCCGCCATACCGGCAGCACCGATATCCCGCTGACCGAACACGGCGCGCAGATGGCAGGCGCGCTTGCGCCGTTGCTGGCCGGCGTGCGCTTCGCCAGCGTGCTGGTCAGCCCGCGCCAGCGCGCGCAGGACACCTGCCGGCTCGCCGGCCTTGGGCACGCCGCGCAGATCGAGCCGGATCTGGCCGAATGGGATTACGGCGACTACGAAGGCCTGCGCTCGACCGAGATCCTGGCCGCGCGACCCGACTGGGACATCTGGCGCGACGGCTGTCCCGGCGGCGAGTCGCCGGCGGCCGTGTCCGCGCGCGCCGACCGGCTGGTCTCGCGCCTGCTGACGCTGCCGGGCGACGTGGCGGTCTTCAGCCACGGCCACTTCGGGCGTGTGCTGACCGCGCGCTGGCTGCAGCGGCCGGTCGACCTGGGTCAGCATCTGATCCTGGATCCGGCCACGCTGTGCGTGCTCGATCTGGACGCCCGCCACGCGAACGTGCCGGTGATCCTGCGCTGGAACGTGTCCGCTTCGGCGGCCTGA
- a CDS encoding chloride channel protein: MNYRYQPTRGPHDGLWWQIALGVFVGQLMSAAVAGVAFLVLASFAASQAEDAAKQLSRQLQQATRQAQSAVPPTPGFTPPQARTKRPLAEDERCIGGRRLKRLPNGWQDLPYEPC; encoded by the coding sequence ATGAACTATCGCTACCAGCCCACGCGCGGGCCGCACGACGGATTGTGGTGGCAGATCGCGCTCGGCGTCTTTGTCGGCCAGCTGATGAGCGCGGCTGTGGCGGGCGTCGCATTCCTTGTCCTGGCCAGCTTCGCGGCCAGTCAGGCGGAAGATGCGGCGAAGCAGCTCAGCCGGCAGCTGCAGCAGGCCACGCGGCAGGCGCAGTCTGCGGTGCCGCCCACGCCAGGCTTCACGCCGCCGCAGGCAAGGACCAAGCGTCCGTTGGCAGAGGACGAACGCTGCATTGGCGGCCGTCGGCTCAAGCGACTCCCGAACGGCTGGCAGGACCTGCCCTATGAGCCTTGCTGA
- a CDS encoding alkene reductase, whose protein sequence is MSNIQDPLTQPYVLGELELPNRIVMPPMTRSRASQPGDVPNALMAAYYAQRASAGLIVSEGTWIAPLGKGYAWTPGIHSPAQVEGWRQVTEAVHAAGGRIFAQLWHVGRLSHTSLLDGRSPVSSSALQAEGVNVFVAERDGTPGFVQASMPRALATGEISGIVDEFRQAARHAMAAGFDGVELHAANGYLVNQFIDSNANDRTDAYGGSLENRLRFLEEVTTALVEGTGDRRRVGIRLAPLTTLNGCSDAQPQVTYLAAARRLGEIGVAYLHIAEADWDDAPHMPLEFKQQLRAAFPGALIYAGKYTAERARAALEEGWADLIAFGRPFVANPDLPERLRIGAPLNAHDPATLFGGGAHGLTDYPALSASAAGG, encoded by the coding sequence ATGTCCAACATCCAAGATCCTCTCACCCAGCCCTATGTCCTGGGCGAGCTCGAATTGCCCAACCGTATCGTCATGCCGCCGATGACGCGCTCGCGTGCCAGCCAGCCCGGCGATGTGCCGAACGCGCTGATGGCCGCCTACTACGCCCAGCGCGCCAGCGCCGGGCTGATCGTCAGCGAAGGCACCTGGATCGCTCCGCTGGGCAAGGGCTACGCGTGGACGCCCGGCATCCACAGTCCCGCGCAAGTGGAAGGCTGGCGCCAGGTGACCGAGGCCGTGCATGCCGCCGGCGGGCGGATCTTCGCCCAGCTCTGGCACGTCGGCCGGCTCAGCCACACCAGCCTGCTCGACGGGCGATCGCCGGTGTCGTCCTCGGCCCTCCAGGCCGAAGGCGTCAACGTATTCGTGGCCGAGCGCGACGGCACGCCCGGCTTCGTCCAGGCCTCGATGCCGCGTGCGCTGGCCACCGGGGAAATCTCCGGCATCGTGGACGAGTTCCGCCAGGCCGCGCGCCATGCCATGGCTGCCGGCTTCGATGGCGTCGAGCTGCATGCGGCCAACGGCTATCTGGTCAACCAGTTCATCGACTCCAACGCCAACGACCGCACCGATGCCTACGGCGGCTCGCTGGAGAACCGGCTGCGCTTCCTCGAGGAAGTGACCACGGCGCTGGTCGAAGGCACCGGGGACAGGCGCCGCGTCGGCATCCGCCTGGCCCCGCTGACCACGCTCAATGGCTGCTCGGACGCGCAGCCGCAGGTCACCTACCTGGCCGCTGCCAGGCGGCTGGGTGAGATCGGCGTGGCCTACCTCCATATCGCCGAGGCCGACTGGGACGATGCGCCGCACATGCCGCTCGAGTTCAAGCAGCAGCTGCGTGCCGCCTTCCCCGGCGCGCTCATCTACGCCGGCAAGTACACCGCCGAGCGTGCGCGTGCCGCGCTGGAGGAAGGCTGGGCCGATCTGATCGCCTTCGGTCGGCCCTTCGTGGCCAACCCCGATCTTCCCGAGCGTCTGCGCATCGGCGCGCCGCTCAACGCGCACGATCCCGCCACGCTGTTCGGCGGCGGGGCGCATGGCCTGACCGACTACCCTGCCCTGTCCGCATCCGCGGCTGGCGGCTAG
- a CDS encoding MFS transporter — MPLALLALTLAAFAIGTTEFVIVGLIPTIATDLGVTLPSAGLLVSLYALGVAIGAPILTAITGRVPRKPLLVGLMALFTVGNLVAWLAPGYATLIVARLLTGLAHGVFFSVGSIVATSLVPREKAASAIATMFSGMTVAFVTGIPLGTFIGQHFGWRTTFLAVAVFGLVAMIGAQSLVPRNIAHATPAPLRRQLRVLLQPRLLLVYAMTAVGYGGSLIAFTFLAPILEDISGFRPQIVSLVLLAYGVSVAIGNVWGGRLADRRGPVGALKVIFGLLALVLLVLTFTASSPWLVVLTVLAWGAVAFGNVPALQVYVVRQAEQVAPDATDVAAGFNISAFNLGVAGGSWAGAQVVAHLGLAHTPWIAALVTLGALGLTVLSGRLDRRNAASLAHAA; from the coding sequence ATGCCGCTTGCCCTCCTCGCCCTGACCCTGGCGGCCTTCGCCATCGGTACCACCGAATTCGTCATCGTCGGCCTGATCCCCACCATCGCGACGGATCTGGGTGTCACCCTGCCCTCCGCCGGCCTGCTGGTCAGCCTGTATGCGCTGGGCGTCGCCATCGGCGCGCCCATCCTCACGGCCATCACCGGCCGGGTGCCGCGCAAGCCGCTGCTGGTCGGGCTGATGGCGCTGTTCACCGTCGGCAACCTAGTGGCCTGGCTGGCGCCGGGCTACGCCACGCTGATCGTCGCCCGCCTGCTGACGGGCCTGGCCCACGGCGTGTTCTTCTCGGTCGGCTCCATCGTCGCCACCAGCCTGGTGCCACGGGAGAAGGCGGCCAGCGCCATCGCCACGATGTTCAGCGGCATGACCGTGGCCTTCGTCACCGGCATCCCGCTGGGCACGTTCATCGGCCAGCACTTCGGCTGGCGCACCACGTTCCTGGCGGTGGCGGTGTTCGGTCTGGTGGCAATGATCGGCGCGCAGTCGCTGGTGCCGCGAAACATCGCGCACGCCACGCCGGCGCCGCTGCGCCGCCAGCTGCGCGTGCTGCTGCAGCCGCGCCTGCTGCTGGTCTACGCGATGACCGCGGTCGGCTATGGCGGCTCGCTGATCGCCTTCACCTTCCTCGCGCCCATCCTTGAAGACATCTCGGGCTTCCGGCCGCAGATAGTGAGCCTGGTGCTGCTGGCCTATGGCGTGTCGGTGGCCATCGGCAACGTCTGGGGCGGTCGCCTGGCCGATCGCCGCGGGCCGGTTGGTGCGCTGAAAGTCATCTTCGGCCTGCTGGCGCTGGTGCTGCTGGTGCTGACCTTCACCGCCTCCTCGCCGTGGCTGGTCGTGCTGACGGTGCTCGCCTGGGGCGCGGTGGCCTTCGGCAATGTGCCCGCCCTGCAGGTCTATGTGGTGAGGCAGGCCGAACAGGTGGCGCCCGATGCGACCGATGTCGCCGCCGGTTTCAACATCTCGGCCTTCAACCTGGGTGTGGCGGGCGGTTCCTGGGCCGGTGCGCAGGTGGTCGCGCACCTGGGGCTCGCCCACACGCCCTGGATCGCGGCGCTGGTGACGCTGGGCGCCCTGGGCCTGACTGTCCTCTCAGGCCGGCTGGATCGTCGCAACGCCGCGTCCCTGGCCCACGCGGCCTGA
- the dkgB gene encoding 2,5-didehydrogluconate reductase DkgB — protein MSIPSFGVGTFRLTGQTAIDSVRNALELGYRHIDTAQVYGNEAEVGQAIAESGVARDALFLTTKIWVDHYARDKLIPSLRQSLDKLRTDRVDLTLIHWPAPGNGVALAEFMTALAEAKALGLTRQIGVSNFNIALTRQAIAVVGEGEIATNQIELSPYLQGRKLTAFLQEQGIAVTSYMTLAYGKVLKDPVLMRIADKHQATVAQVALAWALQLGHAVIPSSTRRENLASNLLARDLRLDADDMAQIATLERNGREVDPTGLAPAWD, from the coding sequence ATGAGCATTCCTTCCTTTGGTGTCGGCACCTTCCGTCTGACCGGCCAGACCGCCATCGATTCGGTGCGCAACGCGCTGGAACTGGGCTATCGCCACATCGACACCGCGCAGGTCTACGGCAACGAGGCCGAAGTCGGCCAGGCCATCGCCGAGAGCGGCGTCGCGCGCGATGCGCTGTTCCTGACCACCAAGATCTGGGTCGATCACTACGCCCGGGACAAGCTGATCCCCAGCCTGCGCCAGAGCCTGGACAAGCTGCGCACCGACCGCGTGGACCTGACCCTGATCCACTGGCCGGCGCCCGGCAACGGCGTGGCGCTCGCCGAGTTCATGACGGCACTGGCCGAGGCCAAGGCGCTGGGCCTGACCCGCCAGATCGGCGTGTCCAACTTCAATATCGCCCTCACCCGCCAGGCCATTGCCGTGGTGGGCGAAGGCGAGATCGCCACCAACCAGATCGAGTTGAGCCCGTATCTGCAGGGTCGCAAGCTAACCGCCTTCCTGCAGGAGCAGGGCATCGCAGTCACCTCGTACATGACCTTGGCCTACGGCAAGGTGCTCAAGGACCCGGTGCTGATGCGGATCGCGGACAAGCACCAGGCCACCGTGGCCCAGGTCGCGCTGGCGTGGGCCCTGCAGCTGGGCCATGCGGTGATCCCCTCCTCGACCCGGCGCGAGAACCTGGCCAGCAACCTGCTCGCGCGCGACCTGCGGCTGGATGCGGACGACATGGCCCAGATCGCCACGCTCGAGCGCAATGGCCGCGAGGTCGATCCCACCGGTTTGGCGCCGGCCTGGGACTGA